A stretch of the Photobacterium sp. CCB-ST2H9 genome encodes the following:
- the nusB gene encoding transcription antitermination factor NusB, producing the protein MGVSVKPAARRNARHFAVQAIYSWQITKGNAADIEMHFLSGEQFEEEAHQAEAPVLAAPQTDVEYFRDLFTGVVLNHQELDSKMRPYLSRPLQDLDQMELALLRLAVYEIMKREDVPFKVVINEAIELAKVFGAEDSHKFVNGVLDKLAPVLRKKA; encoded by the coding sequence ATGGGGGTTAGTGTGAAACCAGCCGCACGTCGTAACGCACGACACTTTGCCGTCCAGGCCATTTATTCCTGGCAAATCACCAAAGGAAATGCTGCCGATATCGAAATGCATTTTCTGTCTGGCGAACAGTTTGAAGAAGAAGCACATCAGGCTGAAGCGCCTGTTCTGGCTGCACCACAGACCGATGTGGAGTACTTCCGCGATCTGTTTACCGGTGTGGTGCTGAACCATCAGGAACTGGACAGCAAGATGCGTCCTTATCTGTCGCGTCCGCTGCAGGATCTGGATCAGATGGAACTGGCGCTGCTGCGTCTGGCCGTGTACGAAATCATGAAACGTGAAGACGTACCGTTCAAAGTTGTGATTAACGAAGCAATCGAACTGGCGAAAGTTTTCGGTGCTGAAGACAGTCACAAGTTTGTGAATGGCGTGCTGGATAAACTTGCACCTGTTCTGCGTAAAAAAGCATAA
- the ribE gene encoding 6,7-dimethyl-8-ribityllumazine synthase, producing the protein MKVIEGAIAAPNAKIAIVISRFNSFINESLLEGALDALKRQGQVSDDNITVVRCPGAYELPLVAQQVAKSDRYDAIVALGSVIRGGTPHFEYVAGECNKGLAQVALEYNTPVSFGVLTVDTIEQAIERAGTKAGNKGAEAALSALEMVNVLSQIES; encoded by the coding sequence ATGAAGGTAATCGAAGGCGCCATCGCGGCACCCAACGCAAAAATTGCTATCGTTATCAGTCGCTTCAACAGTTTCATCAATGAAAGCTTGCTGGAAGGTGCGCTGGACGCACTGAAACGTCAGGGACAGGTAAGCGACGACAACATTACCGTTGTACGTTGTCCTGGTGCTTATGAGCTGCCTCTGGTCGCCCAGCAAGTTGCGAAAAGCGACCGTTATGATGCCATCGTGGCACTGGGCTCTGTGATCCGTGGCGGTACTCCGCATTTCGAGTATGTTGCCGGTGAATGTAATAAAGGTCTGGCTCAGGTGGCTCTGGAGTACAACACTCCGGTTTCATTTGGTGTCCTGACTGTAGACACAATTGAACAAGCCATCGAGCGTGCCGGTACCAAGGCTGGTAATAAAGGGGCAGAGGCTGCACTCAGCGCGCTTGAGATGGTAAACGTCCTGTCCCAAATTGAATCCTAA
- the ribBA gene encoding bifunctional 3,4-dihydroxy-2-butanone-4-phosphate synthase/GTP cyclohydrolase II, translated as MALSSAQEIIEDIRQGKMVILMDDEDRENEGDLIIASEKITPDAINFMATHGRGLICLTLTQARCQQLKLPLMVQDNTEQFSTNFTISIEAARGVTTGISAADRARTVQAAVAKDASPADIVMPGHIFPLMAQEGGVLARAGHTEAGCDVARLAGLEASSVIVEILNPDGTMARRPDLEVFAAQHGLKLGTIADLIEYRNNNETTIERVAECVLPTEFGEFDLITYRDTIDNQIHYALRKGNVSQDNPTLVRVHLQDTFKDILHSGASQWTLPSAMQRIADQGGVMVILNRHETQDGMITKVKHMASQADGQPGVKLNPKNPSRQVGVGSQILADLGVGKMRLLSSSNQRYHSLSGFGLEVVEYICN; from the coding sequence ATGGCGTTAAGCAGCGCACAGGAAATTATCGAAGATATCCGTCAGGGCAAAATGGTCATTCTGATGGATGACGAAGACCGTGAAAATGAGGGTGATCTGATTATCGCATCAGAAAAAATCACACCTGATGCGATTAACTTTATGGCGACCCATGGCCGGGGTTTGATCTGTCTGACGCTGACCCAGGCGCGCTGCCAGCAGCTGAAACTGCCGCTGATGGTGCAGGACAACACCGAGCAATTCAGTACCAATTTCACGATTTCCATTGAAGCAGCCCGTGGGGTGACAACCGGTATTTCTGCCGCTGATCGTGCCCGGACCGTGCAGGCAGCGGTTGCCAAAGATGCCTCACCGGCAGACATTGTGATGCCGGGACATATTTTCCCGCTGATGGCACAGGAAGGCGGTGTACTGGCTCGTGCTGGTCATACAGAAGCGGGCTGCGATGTGGCCCGTCTGGCCGGATTAGAAGCATCCAGTGTGATTGTCGAAATTCTGAATCCGGATGGCACCATGGCCCGTCGTCCGGATCTTGAAGTGTTTGCGGCTCAGCACGGCCTGAAGCTGGGCACCATTGCGGATTTAATCGAGTATCGCAATAACAACGAGACAACAATAGAACGTGTGGCCGAGTGCGTGTTGCCGACAGAATTCGGTGAGTTCGACCTGATCACTTACCGCGATACGATCGACAACCAGATCCACTATGCATTGCGGAAAGGCAATGTCTCGCAAGATAACCCGACGCTGGTACGGGTGCATCTACAGGATACTTTTAAAGACATTCTGCATTCAGGCGCGTCCCAGTGGACTTTGCCTTCAGCGATGCAGCGGATTGCTGACCAGGGCGGGGTGATGGTGATTCTGAATCGTCATGAAACTCAGGATGGTATGATCACCAAAGTGAAGCATATGGCTTCGCAGGCTGACGGCCAGCCGGGAGTGAAGCTGAATCCGAAGAACCCGTCACGCCAGGTCGGTGTGGGTTCGCAGATTCTGGCTGATCTGGGGGTTGGCAAGATGCGCCTGCTGTCGTCCAGTAATCAGCGCTACCATTCACTGTCCGGCTTTGGGCTGGAAGTGGTGGAATATATTTGTAACTAA
- a CDS encoding riboflavin synthase, translating into MFTGIIEAVGTIQALTVKGQDISVTVNSGRLDLSDVKLGDSIATNGVCLTVVALTGQGYVADVSLETLNRTAFKDYKPGQAVNLEKAMLPTTRFGGHMVSGHVDDVGEIISRTQTGRAIEFWVKAPDHLAKYIAEKGSVSIDGISLTVNAVRGAEFKLTIVPHTAGETTMDGFKPGRRVNLEVDVISRYLERLMLGEKAAQAGGSSELSMELLARSGFLG; encoded by the coding sequence ATGTTTACAGGTATTATTGAAGCTGTTGGCACGATTCAGGCGCTGACAGTGAAAGGGCAGGATATTTCCGTCACGGTGAACAGTGGCCGGCTGGATCTGTCTGATGTCAAGCTGGGTGACAGTATTGCCACCAACGGCGTCTGTCTGACCGTGGTGGCCCTCACCGGTCAAGGGTATGTTGCAGATGTCTCACTGGAGACACTGAACCGGACTGCTTTTAAAGATTACAAACCGGGACAGGCGGTGAATCTGGAAAAGGCAATGTTGCCGACGACCCGATTTGGCGGCCATATGGTGTCGGGCCATGTAGATGATGTGGGGGAAATTATTTCCCGCACGCAAACCGGCCGGGCCATTGAATTCTGGGTGAAAGCGCCGGATCATCTGGCAAAATACATTGCTGAGAAGGGCTCTGTCAGCATTGATGGGATCAGCCTGACCGTAAACGCAGTGCGGGGTGCGGAATTCAAGCTGACGATCGTGCCGCATACAGCTGGCGAAACCACGATGGACGGGTTTAAACCCGGCCGCCGGGTGAATCTGGAGGTGGATGTCATTTCACGTTATCTGGAGCGTCTGATGCTGGGAGAGAAAGCAGCACAGGCTGGCGGTTCGTCAGAGCTCAGCATGGAACTTCTGGCCCGGAGCGGCTTTCTCGGCTAA
- the ribD gene encoding bifunctional diaminohydroxyphosphoribosylaminopyrimidine deaminase/5-amino-6-(5-phosphoribosylamino)uracil reductase RibD — MFTPTDHAMMRRAISLARRGRFTTAPNPNVGCVIVKDDTVIGEGFHYRAGEPHAEVFALRAAGENARGATAYVTLEPCSHYGRTPPCAEALIAAGVSRVVCAMVDPNPQVAGRGVAMLRDAGIEVETGLLEADALALNPGFIKRMKTGLPYVQLKLAASLDGRTALANGASQWITGPEARADVQRFRAQSGAILSTSATVLADNPSLNVRWQELGERTQSEYPQPELRQPVRVIIDSQNRLQPTQRLFSLPGKVLLARGQADTLSWPENVSQLVVPVQENGQLDLTALMQALARQDINHLWVEAGAGLAGALVRAGLVDELILYQAPKLMGSDSRGLMDLHGLSAMSEVPSLVLKDVRMVGQDIRIRGSIKTPAP, encoded by the coding sequence ATGTTTACACCGACCGATCACGCCATGATGCGTCGCGCCATCAGTCTGGCCCGGCGTGGCCGTTTCACCACTGCCCCTAATCCGAATGTCGGCTGCGTCATCGTGAAAGATGACACTGTGATTGGTGAAGGTTTTCACTATCGTGCCGGGGAGCCGCATGCGGAAGTCTTTGCACTGCGTGCTGCCGGGGAAAACGCCCGGGGCGCAACGGCATATGTCACGCTGGAGCCTTGCTCCCACTACGGCAGAACACCGCCCTGTGCAGAAGCGCTGATTGCGGCTGGGGTTTCCCGGGTGGTCTGCGCTATGGTTGATCCGAATCCGCAGGTTGCAGGCCGGGGTGTCGCCATGCTCAGAGACGCCGGAATTGAAGTCGAAACAGGATTGCTGGAAGCTGATGCACTGGCACTCAATCCGGGCTTTATCAAACGCATGAAAACGGGGTTGCCCTATGTTCAGCTCAAGCTGGCTGCCAGTCTTGACGGCAGAACAGCATTGGCCAATGGCGCCAGCCAGTGGATCACCGGTCCTGAAGCCAGAGCGGATGTTCAGCGATTTCGTGCGCAGTCAGGTGCGATTCTGTCGACCAGTGCCACAGTTCTGGCGGATAACCCGTCTTTGAATGTTCGCTGGCAGGAGCTGGGGGAACGGACGCAATCTGAATATCCTCAGCCTGAATTGCGACAGCCGGTCCGGGTGATTATCGACAGTCAGAATCGTCTTCAGCCCACACAACGTTTGTTTTCTCTGCCGGGGAAAGTGCTGCTGGCCCGCGGGCAGGCAGATACGCTTTCATGGCCGGAAAATGTCTCACAGCTGGTTGTCCCGGTGCAGGAGAATGGTCAGCTGGATCTGACGGCGCTGATGCAGGCATTGGCCCGTCAGGATATCAATCATCTCTGGGTAGAAGCAGGCGCCGGTCTGGCCGGTGCTTTAGTTCGTGCCGGGCTGGTGGATGAGTTGATCCTGTATCAGGCCCCGAAACTGATGGGCAGCGACAGCCGCGGCCTGATGGATTTGCACGGCCTGTCTGCGATGTCAGAAGTGCCGTCACTGGTTCTGAAGGACGTTCGGATGGTCGGGCAGGATATTCGCATTCGCGGCAGTATCAAAACACCTGCGCCGTAG
- the nrdR gene encoding transcriptional regulator NrdR, protein MHCPFCGANDTKVIDSRLVADGHQVRRRRQCLACSERYTTFETAELVMPHVIKTNGSREPFNEDKLRGGIERALEKRPVSADDIERAINTIKSRLRATGEREVKSDMIGNLVMDALIELDKVAYIRFASVYRSFEDIREFGEAIAKLEK, encoded by the coding sequence ATGCATTGTCCGTTTTGTGGTGCCAATGACACCAAAGTAATCGATTCCCGTCTGGTCGCTGACGGTCATCAGGTCCGGCGCCGTCGTCAGTGCCTGGCGTGCAGCGAGCGTTATACAACTTTTGAAACCGCTGAACTGGTGATGCCGCATGTCATTAAAACCAATGGCAGCCGGGAGCCGTTTAACGAAGACAAGCTGCGTGGTGGCATTGAACGTGCACTGGAAAAACGTCCGGTCAGTGCAGATGACATTGAACGAGCGATCAATACGATAAAATCCCGCTTGCGTGCGACCGGAGAGCGCGAAGTAAAATCCGATATGATCGGCAACCTGGTGATGGATGCGCTGATCGAACTGGATAAAGTCGCCTATATTCGTTTTGCCTCTGTGTACCGTTCGTTCGAAGACATCCGGGAATTTGGTGAAGCGATCGCCAAACTGGAAAAATAA